A section of the Elizabethkingia anophelis R26 genome encodes:
- a CDS encoding S41 family peptidase produces MKKLMRWSLLCYTILFTILYSCRADEDMLSTYPAGSSQQVNQWMLKTMQRYYLWADQIPSQTNLDQNPKDYFKSLLVKDDQFSVAIKKDDPGTIPQSVRSLFGFDFSVIQQQNQLTFALVKMVLEDSPAKRAGLQRGDIITGINELNVSRENVNKIMAAVSGSRTLSLKIAELKDNQLVFKRSVEVQAMLSFNQPLLSKILEVNNDKAGYLYLADFQDGLASSLVKPFQEFKGQNIRHLILDLRYNGGGSVSSAAALCALITDKLKSGTPFIVYKGNKNGGTVSHSIDQAFANGNQNISFDALKASALSLSQVYIITSANTASAAEVVINNLKPYIKVTQIGDKTLGKDMAAFTLSDTETPENKWVIYPMVYKIFNILDSGNYTSGIEPALMADEYAQLPLQPLGSKDETLLASTLLVITGQASSNLKTKSHNTKNMVFRILAESEKPENFIKIPL; encoded by the coding sequence ATGAAAAAGTTAATGCGATGGTCTTTGTTGTGTTATACTATTTTGTTCACAATATTGTATTCTTGTAGGGCAGATGAGGATATGCTTAGTACATATCCGGCAGGAAGCAGCCAGCAGGTCAATCAGTGGATGCTGAAGACTATGCAGCGTTATTATCTGTGGGCAGATCAAATACCTTCGCAAACTAACTTAGATCAGAATCCTAAAGACTATTTCAAAAGTTTATTGGTAAAAGACGATCAGTTTTCTGTGGCTATCAAAAAAGATGATCCGGGAACTATTCCTCAATCTGTACGTTCGTTGTTTGGTTTTGATTTTTCTGTAATACAGCAACAGAATCAGCTTACGTTTGCACTTGTAAAAATGGTGTTGGAGGATTCGCCGGCAAAACGTGCAGGTTTACAACGCGGAGATATTATTACCGGAATTAATGAGCTGAACGTTAGTCGGGAAAATGTTAATAAAATAATGGCAGCGGTCTCCGGATCCAGGACTCTATCATTGAAGATAGCTGAGTTAAAAGACAATCAGTTGGTTTTTAAACGCTCGGTAGAAGTTCAGGCGATGCTTAGTTTTAATCAGCCTTTATTGTCTAAAATACTAGAGGTAAATAATGATAAGGCAGGTTATCTTTATCTTGCCGATTTTCAGGATGGGTTAGCAAGTTCATTAGTAAAGCCGTTTCAGGAATTTAAGGGACAGAATATTCGTCATCTGATATTAGATCTGCGCTATAACGGCGGAGGCTCTGTCTCATCGGCTGCGGCACTTTGTGCGCTGATAACGGATAAGCTAAAATCTGGAACACCTTTTATCGTTTATAAAGGAAATAAAAACGGCGGAACTGTAAGTCACTCCATTGATCAGGCATTTGCAAATGGTAATCAGAATATAAGTTTTGATGCTCTGAAAGCCTCTGCATTATCTTTATCCCAAGTCTATATTATTACTTCTGCTAATACTGCTTCTGCTGCTGAGGTGGTTATTAATAATCTTAAGCCCTATATTAAAGTCACCCAAATTGGCGATAAAACGCTGGGTAAGGATATGGCGGCATTTACATTATCCGATACTGAAACACCGGAGAATAAATGGGTTATTTATCCTATGGTGTACAAAATATTTAATATTCTGGATTCCGGAAATTATACCTCAGGGATCGAACCTGCTCTTATGGCAGACGAATATGCACAACTCCCGTTACAACCATTGGGGAGTAAAGACGAAACACTACTGGCCTCCACATTATTGGTGATAACAGGGCAGGCAAGTAGTAACTTAAAAACAAAAAGCCACAACACAAAAAATATGGTTTTCCGCATTCTTGCGGAAAGTGAAAAACCTGAAAATTTTATAAAAATACCATTATGA
- a CDS encoding universal stress protein gives MKTIVLPIDFSERSEYLIDEAVKFAKEVNAKISLIHVAPLDIGFAIGDMGFQYFPEIEKSEIKEELLQLNRLEQRIIAQDIDCDHLLKQGEASSIILEFAEEKNADYIVIGSHGRSGMYDVFIGSLTKSITKKSSIPVLVVPIHDAK, from the coding sequence ATGAAAACAATTGTTCTGCCTATAGATTTTTCAGAAAGATCTGAATACCTGATTGACGAGGCTGTAAAATTTGCAAAGGAGGTAAATGCTAAAATAAGCCTTATTCATGTTGCCCCATTAGATATTGGATTTGCTATTGGCGATATGGGATTCCAGTATTTTCCTGAGATAGAAAAATCCGAAATAAAAGAAGAGCTGTTACAGCTAAACCGTCTGGAGCAAAGAATCATTGCACAGGATATAGATTGCGATCACCTTCTAAAACAGGGCGAAGCATCCTCTATTATTCTGGAATTTGCTGAAGAAAAAAATGCCGACTATATTGTAATCGGTTCTCACGGACGAAGCGGTATGTACGATGTATTTATCGGCAGCTTAACAAAGTCCATTACTAAGAAATCCAGCATTCCGGTATTGGTTGTCCCGATACATGATGCTAAATAA
- a CDS encoding fumarylacetoacetate hydrolase family protein, translating to MKIICVGRNYTEHAKELKNEIPTEPVLFIKPDTSVLKGSDFYIPEFSNDIHYELELVIKISKGGKYIQEENAAKHYEQIGLGIDFTARDLQSKLKEKGLPWEKAKGFDGSAVVSDFFPVENFNAEEIHFELKKNNQTVQEGNSKDMIFDINKLIANISQYFTLRVGDLIFTGTPAGVGKVEENDILDAYLENEKLFSVKVH from the coding sequence ATGAAGATAATTTGTGTCGGCAGAAATTATACAGAACATGCCAAAGAACTAAAAAATGAAATTCCTACAGAGCCTGTTTTATTTATAAAACCCGACACTTCGGTTCTAAAAGGTTCTGATTTTTATATCCCGGAGTTTTCTAATGATATCCATTATGAGCTGGAGCTGGTAATTAAAATATCCAAAGGAGGAAAATATATTCAGGAGGAAAATGCAGCAAAGCACTATGAGCAAATTGGCTTGGGAATAGACTTTACAGCCAGAGATTTGCAGAGTAAGCTGAAAGAAAAAGGATTGCCATGGGAGAAAGCCAAAGGTTTTGATGGTTCAGCTGTTGTAAGTGATTTCTTTCCGGTTGAAAATTTCAATGCAGAGGAAATCCACTTTGAACTGAAAAAAAACAATCAGACTGTTCAGGAAGGCAATTCCAAAGACATGATTTTCGACATTAATAAACTTATAGCCAATATCTCGCAATATTTTACGCTTCGCGTTGGAGACCTTATCTTTACAGGTACACCTGCAGGCGTTGGCAAAGTTGAGGAAAATGATATATTAGATGCTTATCTGGAAAATGAGAAGCTTTTTAGTGTAAAAGTCCATTAA
- a CDS encoding 3'-5' exonuclease → MNLKLHKPLCIFDLETTGINISKDRIVEICILKVFPDASRETKTWLVNPEMPIPKESSDIHGITDEMVADKPTLKEIAPKIIDMIKDSDLGGFNSNRFDIPLLAEELLRVGFDFDLSKHKPIDVQTIFHKMEPRNLSAAYQFYCGKSLENAHSAEADTLATFEILDAQVGKYDELGDDAHSLSEFSFHKRSADLAGFIIYNEKEEEMFSFGKYKGQKVLDVFDKDPGYFGWIQNADFPLYTKKILTAIKLKSKF, encoded by the coding sequence ATGAATTTAAAATTACATAAACCTCTTTGTATTTTCGACCTGGAGACCACAGGTATTAACATATCTAAAGACCGTATTGTTGAAATCTGCATCCTGAAAGTTTTCCCGGATGCTTCACGTGAAACTAAAACATGGCTGGTAAATCCGGAAATGCCTATTCCTAAAGAATCCAGTGACATTCACGGAATCACAGACGAAATGGTAGCAGACAAACCTACACTAAAAGAGATCGCCCCTAAAATCATTGATATGATTAAGGATTCCGATTTAGGAGGATTCAATTCCAACAGGTTTGATATTCCTTTACTGGCGGAAGAATTACTAAGAGTTGGTTTCGACTTCGACCTGTCAAAGCATAAACCAATCGATGTACAGACAATTTTCCATAAGATGGAACCTCGAAATCTTTCCGCTGCATATCAATTCTATTGTGGAAAATCTCTTGAGAACGCTCACTCTGCTGAAGCTGATACTCTGGCAACTTTTGAAATATTAGATGCACAGGTGGGTAAATATGATGAATTAGGGGATGATGCGCATTCTTTAAGTGAATTTTCTTTCCATAAAAGAAGCGCTGATTTAGCAGGCTTTATTATCTATAATGAGAAGGAAGAAGAGATGTTCTCTTTCGGAAAATACAAGGGCCAAAAAGTACTGGATGTATTTGATAAAGATCCTGGTTATTTCGGCTGGATACAAAATGCAGACTTCCCGTTATACACCAAAAAGATATTAACAGCTATAAAGCTGAAAAGTAAATTTTAA
- a CDS encoding CDP-alcohol phosphatidyltransferase family protein, with translation MNFIRNNFANALTLGNLFFGSVGAIQLVLGDYKTTALCIICSLVLDFFDGFVARALKANSDLGVQLDSLADMVSFGFLPGLTMYKALEVFGDQAFGVNLPFDIKYIGLLVTLFSCLRLAIFNLDEDQKYYFKGLNTPSNTVLLFGMYYAFREKHAFSFLFENAGLLILLSLLCSWLLISPIKMIAMKFKSMKLKDNYPKVVLLTGCIVLLSAFGITGIPLCIVYYIAVSLLFQKSLT, from the coding sequence ATGAATTTTATCCGGAATAATTTTGCAAATGCTCTGACCCTTGGAAACCTGTTTTTCGGCAGTGTTGGTGCAATCCAGCTTGTACTGGGAGATTATAAAACTACAGCTTTGTGTATTATTTGTTCTCTTGTACTTGATTTTTTCGATGGTTTTGTGGCCAGAGCACTAAAAGCAAACAGTGATCTTGGTGTCCAGCTGGACTCTCTTGCAGATATGGTTAGTTTTGGTTTCCTTCCGGGATTAACGATGTATAAAGCTCTGGAAGTTTTCGGAGATCAGGCATTTGGAGTAAACCTTCCTTTCGATATTAAATATATAGGACTTCTGGTTACTCTTTTCTCTTGTTTGCGTCTGGCTATATTTAACCTGGATGAAGATCAGAAATATTATTTCAAAGGACTTAATACGCCTAGTAATACCGTCCTGCTGTTTGGTATGTATTACGCTTTCAGAGAAAAACATGCATTCTCATTTTTATTCGAAAATGCAGGATTACTTATACTACTAAGCCTATTATGTTCCTGGTTGCTGATAAGCCCGATAAAAATGATTGCCATGAAATTCAAATCCATGAAACTGAAGGATAATTATCCTAAAGTAGTATTATTGACAGGATGTATTGTACTTCTTTCTGCATTTGGAATTACTGGCATACCACTTTGCATTGTCTATTACATCGCTGTCTCTTTATTATTTCAAAAAAGCTTAACATAA
- a CDS encoding DUF2147 domain-containing protein encodes MKKIIFSLVAVFFSVLSYAQIEGKWKTIDDETGKPKSIVEIFKKSDGKYYGKVIQLLIKPADPNCSGCKDDRKDKPILGMEVIRGLSKDGSEFTKGTITDPKNGKTYKCTIKKEGEDKLNVRGYIGFSALGRSQTWYKVD; translated from the coding sequence ATGAAAAAAATAATCTTTAGCCTTGTTGCAGTATTTTTCAGTGTGTTATCTTATGCACAGATTGAAGGAAAATGGAAGACTATAGACGATGAAACAGGAAAGCCTAAGTCTATCGTCGAGATTTTTAAAAAATCGGATGGTAAATATTATGGTAAAGTAATCCAGTTATTAATAAAACCTGCAGATCCTAACTGCTCTGGCTGTAAGGATGATCGTAAAGATAAACCTATCCTTGGTATGGAAGTAATCAGAGGGTTGTCTAAAGACGGAAGCGAGTTTACAAAAGGAACAATTACTGACCCTAAAAATGGTAAAACTTATAAGTGTACTATCAAAAAAGAAGGTGAAGATAAGCTTAATGTAAGAGGTTATATTGGGTTCTCAGCATTAGGAAGATCTCAAACTTGGTATAAAGTAGATTAA
- a CDS encoding RNA polymerase sigma factor, producing MQSKQEENFVKQITENQRLIHKVCRIYTDNEVDHEDLFQEITLQLWKSFSGYRGEAKFSTWMYRIALNTAISLFRKSDRKIRAQSDVDFVSLKIECDEYIDDEDKIRNMYKMIHKLSDIERALIMMYLDDKSYREIGDILGITEGNARVKMNRAKNNLKSLVNK from the coding sequence ATGCAGAGTAAGCAAGAAGAAAATTTTGTAAAGCAGATTACGGAAAACCAGAGATTGATCCATAAGGTATGCAGAATCTATACTGATAATGAAGTAGATCATGAAGACCTTTTTCAGGAAATAACGTTGCAACTGTGGAAATCTTTTTCGGGATACAGAGGTGAAGCAAAATTCTCTACATGGATGTATCGTATAGCGCTGAATACTGCAATATCATTATTTCGGAAATCAGACAGGAAGATTCGGGCACAATCAGATGTCGATTTTGTTTCATTGAAAATAGAGTGTGATGAGTATATTGATGATGAAGATAAAATCCGGAATATGTATAAAATGATTCATAAACTTTCTGATATAGAGAGAGCATTAATTATGATGTATCTGGATGATAAAAGTTACAGAGAAATAGGAGACATTCTGGGAATAACAGAAGGAAATGCCCGTGTTAAAATGAACAGAGCTAAAAATAATCTGAAATCACTTGTTAATAAATAA
- a CDS encoding pyruvate dehydrogenase complex E1 component subunit beta: MAEYTFREVIAQAMSEEMRKDQSIYLMGEEVAEYNGAYKASKGMLAEFGPDRIIDTPIAELGFAGISVGAAMNGCRPIVEFMTFNFSLVGIDQIINNAAKIFQMSGGQWNCPIVFRGPTASAGQLGATHSQALESWYANCPGLKVVVPSNPYDAKGLLKTAIQDNDPVIFMESEQMYGDKMEIPEEEYYIPIGKADIKKEGTDVTLVSFGKIMKLAIQAAEDLEKEGISVEVIDLRTVRPLDYDTVLASVKKTNRLVILEEAWPFASVASEITYMVQQKAFDYLDAPIKRITTPDAPAPYSAALFAEWFPKLEKVKAEIKNAMYVKQ; this comes from the coding sequence ATGGCAGAATATACTTTTCGTGAGGTAATTGCACAGGCAATGAGCGAGGAAATGCGCAAAGACCAGTCAATATATTTAATGGGTGAGGAGGTTGCAGAATACAACGGTGCTTACAAAGCATCTAAAGGTATGTTAGCAGAATTCGGACCAGACAGAATTATCGATACTCCGATTGCTGAGCTTGGTTTCGCAGGTATCTCTGTAGGTGCAGCAATGAACGGATGCCGTCCGATCGTTGAATTCATGACTTTCAATTTCTCTTTAGTGGGTATTGATCAGATCATTAACAATGCAGCTAAAATTTTCCAGATGAGTGGTGGTCAGTGGAACTGTCCAATCGTTTTCCGTGGGCCTACAGCTTCTGCAGGTCAGTTAGGAGCAACTCACTCTCAGGCATTAGAAAGCTGGTATGCAAACTGCCCGGGACTAAAAGTAGTAGTACCGTCTAACCCATATGATGCGAAAGGTCTTTTGAAGACTGCTATCCAGGATAATGACCCTGTTATCTTCATGGAATCTGAGCAAATGTATGGTGATAAAATGGAAATCCCTGAGGAAGAGTACTATATCCCAATTGGTAAAGCCGATATCAAGAAAGAGGGTACTGATGTTACTTTAGTATCTTTCGGTAAAATTATGAAGTTAGCTATTCAGGCAGCTGAAGATTTAGAAAAAGAAGGAATTTCTGTTGAGGTTATCGACCTTAGAACAGTACGTCCTTTGGATTATGATACTGTTTTAGCTTCTGTAAAGAAAACTAACCGTTTGGTAATTTTAGAAGAAGCTTGGCCATTTGCATCTGTAGCTTCTGAGATTACTTACATGGTACAGCAAAAAGCATTCGATTATTTAGATGCTCCTATTAAGAGAATTACGACTCCGGATGCTCCGGCTCCATATTCTGCAGCATTATTTGCAGAGTGGTTCCCGAAACTGGAAAAAGTAAAAGCAGAAATTAAAAATGCAATGTACGTTAAGCAATAA
- a CDS encoding KUP/HAK/KT family potassium transporter, whose protein sequence is MLGLNAHIDTKKLTFIGVLVSLGIVFGDIGTSPLYVMKAIVNARKESGTLDPIFLEGALSCIIWTLTIQTTIKYVLISLRADNKGEGGILALFSLVKNLKKKWLYIIAIIGAATLIADGVITPSLTVMAAIEGLEIYNPETPVVTITLIVLVVIFTIQQFGTSFIGKFFGPVMTIWFLMLGILGIIHLFDYPQILKALNPYYAVRLIITSPSIIVILGAVFLCTTGAEALYSDLGHCGIKNIRVSWVFVKICLILNYLGQGAWLVGNYQQVFAGENPFFAMMPEWFVLPAVIMATAAAIIASQALITGSFTIFSEAMSLNFWPLQEIDYPSGVKGQMYIPKVNWGLLVFCIFVVLYFKESGKMEAAYGLSITVTMLMTTVLLVFYLFKKRINKWLVLLFALVYLSLELGFFSANVIKFFEGGWITVFLAGFIGICMYAWYNGRMIKTKFIKFVKLEHYISTIQDMKLDETIPKYATNLAYFSRAKNTQEIESKIIYSMIRSQPKRADHYFILNIVNHEDPYTYEYKIDEILPGTIYRIHFILGFKVDRLINDYFQQVLTDMVDEGIIPDRSSHPSLRAHNIPPDLKYVIIDNVYINDYLLTIREKIIMNVYNFVRKMGSNDFTAFGLVSHNVVVESAPLLYNPVRVHKIKQVGFNRFDED, encoded by the coding sequence ATGTTAGGACTGAATGCACATATCGATACCAAGAAGCTAACCTTCATAGGTGTTTTAGTGTCATTAGGAATTGTTTTCGGAGATATTGGAACTTCTCCGTTATACGTAATGAAGGCTATTGTAAATGCCCGAAAAGAATCCGGAACACTGGATCCTATCTTCCTGGAAGGAGCACTCTCATGTATCATCTGGACACTGACCATTCAGACTACAATTAAATATGTATTAATTTCCCTCCGGGCTGATAATAAAGGTGAGGGTGGTATTCTGGCACTTTTTTCACTGGTGAAAAATCTGAAGAAGAAATGGCTGTATATTATTGCGATTATCGGTGCAGCGACTCTTATTGCAGACGGGGTTATCACACCTTCTCTTACTGTAATGGCAGCTATAGAAGGTCTGGAAATATATAATCCCGAAACACCAGTTGTTACAATTACACTTATTGTATTGGTAGTAATCTTTACCATACAACAGTTTGGAACAAGTTTTATTGGTAAGTTTTTCGGACCAGTAATGACAATTTGGTTCCTTATGCTGGGAATATTAGGAATAATCCACCTTTTCGATTATCCACAAATTTTAAAGGCATTAAACCCTTACTATGCAGTAAGACTTATTATAACATCACCATCTATTATTGTTATTCTTGGAGCAGTGTTCCTGTGTACAACAGGAGCTGAGGCATTATATTCAGACCTTGGTCACTGCGGTATTAAGAATATCCGTGTGAGCTGGGTTTTTGTAAAAATCTGTCTTATTCTTAATTATCTTGGGCAGGGGGCTTGGCTGGTAGGCAATTATCAACAGGTTTTCGCAGGAGAAAATCCTTTTTTTGCGATGATGCCGGAATGGTTTGTACTACCGGCGGTAATTATGGCAACTGCAGCCGCTATTATCGCCAGTCAGGCATTGATTACCGGATCGTTTACGATTTTCTCAGAAGCAATGTCACTCAACTTCTGGCCTTTACAGGAAATTGATTATCCATCCGGTGTAAAAGGACAAATGTATATTCCTAAAGTAAATTGGGGATTATTGGTGTTCTGTATTTTTGTTGTACTTTACTTTAAAGAATCAGGTAAAATGGAGGCCGCCTATGGTCTGTCCATTACTGTAACAATGTTGATGACAACTGTTCTTCTTGTATTTTATCTTTTCAAGAAAAGAATTAATAAATGGCTCGTTTTACTATTTGCATTAGTATACCTTTCTTTAGAGTTAGGATTCTTTAGTGCCAATGTGATTAAATTCTTTGAAGGTGGTTGGATTACTGTATTCTTAGCCGGATTTATAGGCATCTGTATGTATGCATGGTATAACGGAAGAATGATTAAGACAAAATTTATCAAGTTTGTAAAACTGGAGCATTACATCTCTACTATCCAGGATATGAAACTGGATGAAACAATCCCTAAATATGCTACAAACCTAGCTTATTTCAGCCGTGCTAAAAATACACAAGAGATAGAATCCAAGATTATTTACTCTATGATTCGCTCCCAGCCTAAACGTGCTGATCATTATTTTATTCTGAATATTGTAAATCATGAAGATCCATATACTTATGAGTATAAAATAGATGAAATTCTTCCGGGAACTATTTACCGCATACATTTTATTTTAGGGTTTAAGGTAGACAGACTTATCAATGATTATTTCCAACAGGTATTAACGGATATGGTGGATGAAGGGATTATTCCGGACAGAAGTAGTCATCCGTCTCTAAGAGCGCATAACATACCGCCGGATCTTAAATATGTAATTATAGATAATGTGTATATCAATGATTATCTTCTTACGATCCGCGAGAAGATTATTATGAATGTGTATAATTTTGTACGTAAAATGGGTAGTAATGACTTTACTGCATTCGGTTTAGTTTCTCATAACGTGGTTGTAGAATCGGCTCCGCTACTTTATAATCCGGTGCGTGTACACAAAATCAAACAGGTTGGTTTTAACCGTTTTGATGAAGATTAA
- a CDS encoding Fur family transcriptional regulator translates to MMDQKQKEKNIETVKSVLKQYLQDKGYRNTPERYAIIEEIYNLDHHFNVDDLYLLMIQKKYQVSKATIYNTIEIFLDAGLIRKHQFGEKTLTSSSYEKSYFDKQHDHLVVYKPGSDKEIDEIIEFCDPRIQGIKEAIENAFGVSIDSHSLYFYGYKKDN, encoded by the coding sequence ATGATGGACCAAAAACAAAAGGAAAAAAATATTGAAACTGTAAAGAGTGTTTTGAAACAGTATTTACAGGATAAAGGGTATCGTAATACACCGGAACGTTACGCTATTATCGAAGAAATCTACAATCTGGATCACCATTTTAATGTAGACGATTTGTATTTGTTGATGATTCAGAAGAAATATCAGGTTTCAAAAGCAACAATTTACAACACGATCGAGATCTTTTTAGATGCGGGATTAATCCGTAAGCATCAGTTTGGGGAAAAGACACTTACCTCTTCCTCTTATGAGAAATCATATTTCGATAAGCAACATGATCACCTGGTAGTCTATAAGCCGGGATCTGATAAAGAAATTGATGAGATTATAGAATTTTGCGATCCGAGAATTCAGGGAATTAAAGAAGCTATAGAAAACGCATTTGGCGTAAGTATCGATAGTCATTCTCTTTACTTCTACGGATATAAAAAAGATAACTAA
- a CDS encoding OstA-like protein — MKRILFLFLLICITGAAQTTPTTPLKKDPYFNQSSAPKTKPGTTPEKIKLIHADSTNVRPELYEGNPFLKGNVEVHHQGSIFKGDEVVLYQKENFIKAKGNIDITNPDGTHLTSNEAEYDGNTRKAIAKGNVVLTDPKQTIKTETLYYDRNANTAYFNDGGVINVHQDNSVITTKIGTYYVNEQRIVFDSNYRIVNDEYITDGKNVNYLRGEGIAVFNGPTTVTNKKNPSNYVYTEQGRYLMNSKEVYLKKNSRIHYNGKILTGDDMYFNQITGFGKAIGNVKLDDPAENRYILGGYGEIYEKTDSAVITEKPYAIKVLKTDSVYIAAKKILAYQKLDSKTGQKKSYMRAFKQARMFKTNAQGRSDSLAYNETDGVMHFVGKPIFWAGERQVTGDTIRAYSTPDMQRIDSVRVIGDAFAISKVDSLNLKDEFNQVKGKIMTIYFQEGQLKEARVKGNAQAITYADNQDEKNKKVDRIGIAYSTCGEIITEFEEKKVQTITCNIGALTDLYPMSKVAKAKRFFPDFNWNTKDRLQRWRDIFLDTPNYPEKQYTSDNTLYDAAQGIIKSKEDAEKAKEPKRVKKE, encoded by the coding sequence ATGAAAAGAATCCTTTTTCTATTTCTTCTTATCTGTATTACAGGAGCAGCGCAGACTACTCCTACGACTCCTCTGAAAAAGGATCCTTACTTTAATCAAAGTAGCGCTCCAAAAACAAAACCGGGGACTACTCCGGAAAAAATCAAGCTAATCCATGCTGACAGTACCAATGTACGCCCTGAACTTTATGAAGGAAATCCCTTTCTTAAAGGGAATGTAGAGGTTCATCACCAGGGTAGTATATTCAAAGGGGACGAGGTTGTTCTGTATCAGAAAGAAAATTTCATTAAAGCGAAAGGCAATATAGATATTACCAATCCGGACGGAACACATCTTACATCCAATGAGGCTGAATATGATGGTAATACCAGAAAAGCTATTGCTAAAGGAAATGTTGTTCTTACAGATCCTAAACAAACCATTAAAACAGAGACATTGTATTATGACAGAAATGCAAATACAGCCTATTTTAATGACGGTGGAGTAATTAATGTTCATCAGGATAATAGTGTTATTACAACAAAAATCGGAACCTACTATGTTAACGAGCAGCGTATTGTTTTCGATTCCAATTACCGTATTGTAAATGATGAATATATTACCGACGGAAAGAATGTAAACTATCTCCGTGGTGAAGGTATTGCAGTATTTAATGGCCCAACAACTGTTACAAACAAGAAGAATCCGTCTAATTACGTATATACAGAACAGGGGCGTTATCTGATGAATTCTAAAGAAGTTTATCTGAAGAAAAATTCGCGTATCCACTATAATGGAAAAATCCTTACAGGAGATGATATGTACTTTAATCAAATTACAGGTTTTGGTAAAGCAATTGGTAATGTAAAACTGGATGATCCTGCCGAGAATAGATATATTCTGGGAGGGTATGGAGAAATTTATGAAAAGACTGACTCTGCTGTGATTACTGAAAAGCCATACGCTATAAAAGTTCTGAAAACAGACTCTGTATATATTGCCGCTAAGAAGATTCTGGCATATCAAAAATTAGACAGTAAGACTGGTCAGAAGAAAAGTTATATGAGGGCTTTTAAACAGGCAAGAATGTTTAAAACCAATGCGCAGGGACGCTCAGATTCTTTAGCGTATAACGAAACAGATGGTGTTATGCACTTTGTAGGAAAACCAATTTTTTGGGCTGGTGAAAGACAAGTTACCGGAGATACCATCAGAGCATACTCTACACCAGATATGCAACGTATAGATTCTGTTCGTGTAATCGGCGATGCTTTTGCTATCAGCAAGGTGGATTCATTAAACCTTAAAGATGAATTCAACCAGGTGAAAGGAAAGATCATGACAATTTACTTTCAGGAAGGCCAGTTAAAAGAAGCCAGAGTAAAAGGTAATGCTCAGGCAATTACATATGCAGACAATCAGGACGAAAAAAACAAGAAGGTAGATCGTATAGGTATAGCATATTCTACCTGTGGCGAAATTATTACTGAATTCGAAGAGAAAAAAGTACAGACCATCACATGTAATATCGGAGCACTTACCGACCTATATCCAATGAGTAAAGTTGCAAAGGCAAAAAGATTCTTCCCGGATTTTAATTGGAATACAAAAGACCGGCTCCAGCGATGGCGGGATATATTCCTGGATACCCCGAATTATCCGGAGAAACAGTATACCTCGGATAATACACTTTACGATGCCGCTCAGGGAATTATTAAGAGCAAAGAAGATGCTGAGAAGGCAAAAGAACCTAAACGGGTTAAAAAAGAATAA